The genomic DNA GATAACGAAAAAGTGGACAGGCAAGGTTTGAAACTGGGGACAAATAGTATCACATCTATCAATCTATTTTGAGGGCAGAATATAAAAACAGAGATAAAAATCCCTGTATCTATTAATTTTATTAAATTTTCTAGAGTTCACACAGAAATTGGGACACTCTCGCTTGGAATTTATAGAGGGGAAGATCACAAAGATTACTAGTTATTTCAAGCACTCTTTAAGGATTGAATTCTGTATTGTACAGGACTCAGTCCTTTTATTTTCTTACTTATTATAGTAATTTATATATTTCTCATATTAGGATTTATTTATTCTTTATTCATAATCAATACTGTAACATACAGACTTGTTTGTTACTTCAGCTAATTGTATCAGAATTATTGATAATAATACCTAAATAAATATATTATTGATATAAAATAAAGTTTTTCAATATCTTAGAAAGAAAGCAGGGGTATGTTTAAACTATATATTAAACAGAAATTTTTTTCTTTCTTAGGCCGGGTTTTTGTCTAAAAAGCATTGACTAGTGGCTTATCCAGCGTAATTATTCTTTACAGGCTGAAACCCGTGAAATTATGAAGCTCAAAAAAAGTCCTTCATAGGGTGAGAATTATGAGAAGATGATAATCTGTAAGCAATATAAAAAAGAACTATATCAAAGAATGAATTCTGATATAATTCCTTATTTTAGTATAATAAATTTATAAAGACCCGAGAATTCTTCCCATGAATGATCCATCATTGTGAAGAAGGTCTCTTGAGATATTTTTTGATTTTATATTTGATATAATTATTATGTAATTTTGATCTTCGTGTGAACTGAGAACTTCACACTCTATAGAAACTTTACAAATATCCATAAGCGGGGCATTTATTGTATCAGATTTTGTGTATAAAAAATTCTGTGAATAAAATCTGTTTACATCAAAGCTGCTGTCAGGACTGCTGTTTTCAAATTCACGAAGCAGTTCTTTTTCAGGAATATTAACACAAAAACTATTGGAAAATTTTATGGATTCCGCAGCACTGGAAGTCTTAGCTAAGCCCAGTACAAGCATGTTTCCGAGGACAAAAACCGAATTACTGACAAGACAGCCGGGTTCATTATTTTTGTCATAAAAACTTAATAAAACAGTGGGAAATCCATAATATAATTTTTCATATTCAGCATTTATATTTTCCATATTACCTCCACTTTATAAAAAAATCAAATCCCGTATCTTGTCTAAAGCAGGGATTTGATGTTAGTGCAGTGTCTTATTTATAAAGATGAACCTGACACTATACTGTTTATACTGTAGTAAGTTCTTTTTCTTTTTTATCCAAAGCTTCGTCAACAAGTTTTGTAAATTTATCAGTTAGTTTTTGAACACTGTCTTCTCCTGATTTTAAATCATCTTCAGTTATTTCACTGTCTTTTTCTGATTTTCTCAGTTTGTTATTTACATCTTTTCTGATATTTCTGATAGCAACCTTACCTTCTTCAGCTTCTTTTCTTACCATTTTTACATATTCTTTTCTTCTTTCTTCAGTTAACTCAGGAACGGATAGTCTTATGATTCTTCCGTCATTCGAAGGATTAAGCCCCAGATTAGCCTGCTGTATAGCTTTTTCTATAGCAGGAATTAATGATTTATCCCATGGATCAATAGTCAGAAGTCTTGCTTCAGGAGCTGATAATGTACCAATCTGTGATAAAGGACTCGGAGCCCCGTATGCATCTACAGTGATACCGTCTAACATAGAAACATTGGCTCTTCCAGCTCTTATACTGGCAAATTTGTCCTTTGTACTCTCCACGGCTTTTTCCATTTTGGTTTCAGTTTCTTTTAAAAAAGTGTCTACCATTATAATTTCACCTTTCATATTAATATAAATTATTTAATTTTTTACAATTGTTCCGATTTCTTCGCCGTTTACCATTCTTTTAACATTACCGTCTTCCAGAATATTAAAGACTATAACAGGAAGATCGTTCTCCCTGCAGAGTGATAAAGCAGCGGCATCCATTACTTTGAGATTTTTTGTCAGAGTTTCGTCAAAACTGATATTATCATATTTTACGGCATCTGCAAATTTTTGCGGATCTTTATCATAAACACCGTTTACTTTAGTTCCCTTTGCCAGAATATCAGCACCAATTTCCAGAGCTCTTAATGCACCGCCTGAATCTGTGGTAAAATAAGGATTCCCCGTTCCGCCGGCAAGAATGATAATTCTTCCTTTTTCCAAGTGTCTTATTGCTCTTCTTCTTATGTATGGTTCTGCAATTTCCGGCATTTGCACAGCAGTGAGAACCCTTGTGGGAACACCCATTTTTTCTATTGAATTCTGTAATGCTATGGCATTCATAATTGTGGCAAGAATACCGAGTGTATCTCCGGTAGCTCTGTCGAATCCCTGCTCCTGTCCGGCTATGCCTCTGAAAATATTTCCTCCGCCTATAACAATAGCCAGCTCAACGCCAAGATCGTGAACTTCTTTCAGCTGTCTTGCAAAATTATCAAGAACATCGCTTGAAATACCGAATTTTTGATTGCCGGCAAGTGCTTCTCCGCTTAACTTTAATAATATCCTTTTATATTTTAACATAAAACCTCCTAAATATCTCAAAAAAATAAGGGTAAGAATTTACCCCTATTTTTAATTTCCTGCTATTTGTGCTGCAACTTCAGCTGCAAAGTCAACGTCACCTTTTTCAATACCTTCTCCCACTTTGAATCTTGTAAATCCATTGATAGTTAGAGGTTTGATGAAGTCTTCTATAGACACGCTGTCGTCTCTCACATATTTTTGCTTAACCAGAGTATTTTCTTCATAGAATTTTCTCATTTTTCCTTCTAAGATTTTTTCTATTATATTAGCCGGTTTTCCTTCTTCTTCTAATTGCTTTTTAGTTATTTCCTTTTCTCTTTCAAGATCATCTGTAGTAACCTGATCAGGTGACAGATATCCAGGATCCATAGCTGCTATATGCATAGCAACACCTTTTGCTTTTTCTATATTTTCAGGAGTAGCTTCTCCGTTCATTTCCAGTAATACTCCTATTTTTCCCCCAAGGTGGATATATGTTTCTACAAAACCTTCAGTTTTTACTGCCGTAAGTCTTCTAAGGTTCATATTTTCCCCTATTTTTGCAATCAGTTCGTTAATTACTTCATCTATTGATTTTCCTTCTAATTGAACGGCTCTTAATTCATCTTCACTTGAAACATCA from Sebaldella termitidis ATCC 33386 includes the following:
- a CDS encoding flavin reductase; this encodes MENINAEYEKLYYGFPTVLLSFYDKNNEPGCLVSNSVFVLGNMLVLGLAKTSSAAESIKFSNSFCVNIPEKELLREFENSSPDSSFDVNRFYSQNFLYTKSDTINAPLMDICKVSIECEVLSSHEDQNYIIIISNIKSKNISRDLLHNDGSFMGRILGSL
- the frr gene encoding ribosome recycling factor, whose amino-acid sequence is MVDTFLKETETKMEKAVESTKDKFASIRAGRANVSMLDGITVDAYGAPSPLSQIGTLSAPEARLLTIDPWDKSLIPAIEKAIQQANLGLNPSNDGRIIRLSVPELTEERRKEYVKMVRKEAEEGKVAIRNIRKDVNNKLRKSEKDSEITEDDLKSGEDSVQKLTDKFTKLVDEALDKKEKELTTV
- the pyrH gene encoding UMP kinase; translation: MLKYKRILLKLSGEALAGNQKFGISSDVLDNFARQLKEVHDLGVELAIVIGGGNIFRGIAGQEQGFDRATGDTLGILATIMNAIALQNSIEKMGVPTRVLTAVQMPEIAEPYIRRRAIRHLEKGRIIILAGGTGNPYFTTDSGGALRALEIGADILAKGTKVNGVYDKDPQKFADAVKYDNISFDETLTKNLKVMDAAALSLCRENDLPVIVFNILEDGNVKRMVNGEEIGTIVKN
- the tsf gene encoding translation elongation factor Ts, whose protein sequence is MAVTTALIKELRERTGAGMLDCKKALEENNGDIEKAIDWLREKGIAKAAKKSGRVAAEGLVFGAVSSDRKKGVVLEFNSETDFVAKNDEFKSFGEKLVELSLTHDVSSEDELRAVQLEGKSIDEVINELIAKIGENMNLRRLTAVKTEGFVETYIHLGGKIGVLLEMNGEATPENIEKAKGVAMHIAAMDPGYLSPDQVTTDDLEREKEITKKQLEEEGKPANIIEKILEGKMRKFYEENTLVKQKYVRDDSVSIEDFIKPLTINGFTRFKVGEGIEKGDVDFAAEVAAQIAGN